A DNA window from Arachis duranensis cultivar V14167 chromosome 3, aradu.V14167.gnm2.J7QH, whole genome shotgun sequence contains the following coding sequences:
- the LOC107478167 gene encoding uncharacterized protein LOC107478167, with protein sequence MNSILHEGSMYIGSQTRVITKKPTSGLDERIEEMDMAYKKVVSNLSANLATTTMNAKARYFHRIGVSGKGYLKMYDKIDGIPMHKIFHPGKSYPILIRHSNSLSADDDARIDARGASLKILSDEPGSNNALFDLTLKTGKAFYARTLADFASWFVCGLAAREELVKKFPHLREAVWNSLRNANSYAELHYYSNICRLLRFNDGQEMYVKFKLRPYDKSIGENTGMVKPIGILPPETGAIPRDENDKRPLLFLADDFKNRVSSPGGVHYVFQIQVRPVPDDEATRDVALDCTRPWDENDFPYIDVGEINITENLSKEESDMCEFNPYLKSHELDVIPATSNSQSASMDHGRSLIYEICQYVRNKRPLPESWRNLIEQSAVKVDLSCCPMAAAASLPKKQPQKVTLARTWIKIGEDGFVGSRAVVMPGVHVKNEGNLSALTLAMKGEIIRSR encoded by the exons ATGAATTCCATACTCCATGAAGGTAGCATGTACATTGGATCTCAAACAAGGGTTATTACCAAAAAACCCACAAGTGGTTTAGATGAACGAATAGAAGAGATGGACATGGCTTACAAGAAAGTAGTAAGTAACTTGTCTGCAAATTTAGCCACCACAACCATGAATGCTAAGGCAAGATATTTCCACAGAATTGGAGTTAGTGGAAAAGGGTACCTAAAAATGTATGACAAAATTGATGGAATTCCAATGCACAAGATTTTCCACCCTGGAAAGAGCTACCCTATCTTGATCCGACATAGCAATAGCTTGAGTGCTGATGATGATGCAAGAATTGATGCCCGCGGTGCATCTCTGAAGATACTCTCTGATGAACCCGGTTCTAACAATGCTCTCTTTGATCTTACATTGAAGACAGGCAAGGCATTTTATGCAAGAACTTTGGCTGATTTTGCAAGTTGGTTTGTGTGTGGACTTGCTGCAAGAGAGGAACTAGTCAAGAAATTCCCACATCTTCGTGAAGCAGTGTGGAATTCTCTTAGAAATGCTAACTCATATGCTGAATTGCATTACTACTCCAACATTTGCAGGCTCTTGCGCTTCAATGATGGACAAGAAATGTACGTGAAGTTCAAGTTGAGACCCTATGACAAAAGCATTGGTGAGAACACAGGTATGGTTAAGCCAATTGGGATTCTTCCACCAGAAACAGGTGCTATTCCAAGGGATGAAAATGATAAACGCCCTCTTCTTTTCCTTGCGGATGATTTCAAGAACCGCGTGAGTTCACCAGGTGGAGTTCATTATGTTTTCCAAATCCAAGTTCGACCGGTGCCGGATGATGAAGCCACACGTGATGTTGCTTTGGATTGCACAAGACCATGGGACGAAAATGACTTCCCTTACATTGATGTTGGAGAGATCAATATCACTGAGAATCTTTCTAAGGAAGAATCAGACATGTGTGAGTTCAATCCTTATCTCAAAAGCCATGAGTTAGATGTTATTCCTGCTACTTCGAACTCTCAAAGTGCTTCAATGGATCATGGTCGTTCATTGATCTATGAGATTTGCCAGTATGTTCGCAACAAGCGACCGCTCCCAGAATCTTGGAGGAACCTTATTGAGCAATCCGCGGTTAAGGTTGACTTATCATGTTGTCCAATGGCGGCGGCGGCATCATTGCCTAAAAAGCAGCCACAAAAAGTAACATTGGCAAGAACTTGG ATTAAGATTGGTGAAGATGGGTTTGTTGGGAGTAGAGCAGTGGTTATGCCTGGTGTTCATGTGAAGAATGAGGGAAACCTAAGTGCCTTAACACTTGCCATGAAAGGTGAAATCATTAGGTCAAGATAA